In Pirellulales bacterium, the following are encoded in one genomic region:
- a CDS encoding Rrf2 family transcriptional regulator translates to MRLALQTDYALRTLIYLAGKPGRAHVADVAQFFQISAHHVGKVVHQLGRLGFVRSIRGVGGGIELARAPEAIRVGEVVLAFEGNLHLLDCVGVDAVCVIQPNCRLRSVLAEAERIQLEYLNGVYLSDVVRPGKQLVELRPVPPKGKSRPRRAGR, encoded by the coding sequence ATGCGACTCGCCCTGCAAACCGATTACGCCCTGCGGACGCTGATCTACCTGGCCGGCAAGCCCGGCCGTGCTCACGTGGCCGACGTGGCCCAGTTCTTCCAGATCTCGGCGCACCACGTCGGCAAAGTCGTCCATCAACTGGGGCGTCTGGGGTTCGTCCGGAGTATTCGCGGCGTGGGCGGCGGGATTGAATTGGCCCGCGCGCCTGAGGCGATTCGCGTCGGCGAGGTGGTCCTGGCGTTCGAAGGCAACTTACATCTGCTGGATTGCGTGGGCGTCGACGCCGTGTGCGTAATCCAGCCGAACTGCCGGCTGCGCAGCGTCCTGGCCGAGGCCGAACGGATTCAGCTCGAGTATCTCAACGGCGTTTATCTGTCGGACGTCGTCCGGCCGGGCAAACAACTGGTCGAACTTCGGCCCGTGCCGCCGAAAGGCAAAAGCCGCCCGCGGCGCGCGGGGCGTTGA
- a CDS encoding beta-propeller fold lactonase family protein, with protein MAAHLADLPNVQGGWVSGLTAPYDGTSFTRASYFITLDASGQRAYTVSTDSSQVNIYDINSSGGFTLSAGLPKQTISSLTSGIGQFLRPHSLAISSDGLSAYVVTQGADATGAEAALFTFDRNATDGTLTLQSSWTIRASQSPSGDGIMGAAEVRVSADGRFVYVTGRNDDAVAVFARSTTPGATFGQPSAIIGGVVTSPDLDSARGIALSPHNLDSQRHVYITARDADKVLVYERNLTTGLLALRQTISSSAIMPMDTPTNVIVSPDGKHVYVAAAAVNSTPQGEDGRLLAFARDTNPLSSTYGQLTHVATYSDGVPAPVEEVDGLDGSISLATSPDGSRVYVSGHTDREGNLPPTVAPTGDRGALSVFTRNPLSGQLEFEQVQRRNLIDGPADTTGGPNRNATYGIRSIDDSNGATSGGKVLLTLKGTEISPGVFAPLDLGNFTFRKGDLLEIAGTGMFDGINRIASVNTASNAETLELENDYNSGYVLNDQSTAQFRRSEMRGTFGVAVDPTGRFVYTANFGVPAPFQGVRPAGDEGSLAAFAVNPLVVTSLSDSATVAGSLRYAIQYANAHAGLDTIEIDLADTLTASQKVLSLNPALGALPVLTGQTTILANGAILDGAGLSGATGLRFASSAGPTIFAVVGLEIRNFAVGLEVGSAAGGAPADILAVADGKIHDLTGGAIHSLGTSTVIVGNTPLWNVGAAQPFIAGGTTARASLAAAVNAGNVVLSGTFLDGANAVFDLEIYAYDDLNTQPALARTLTNQVTNAAGQLAISETFTGTSLAGKMFFVLGTKKTAVGGSKIETTNLLGAHVAGPAYSGVRGQPLDFTFTAPSLTGGGLTYTIDWGDRQGTITNLANGGSGLTTVTSANHRLQNGEQVTLASVSAYYNGTYTVLNRTKDTFQIARAFVSGASSGSFSRVEIVNGAANSLTRTHVFTDDSVTSGTRYFGGYTISVSVNDGTGTNGPNSSNQSRSIQIWETQTHGSLTHAVYGGTEPDENSSSILEVDGYDRLATLDYGTDLQLFVLASDGVFLTTAVAYSVPKASISGNLIAYLQGGYVNAFYGGQVRDVAQQVYGGSGIDLIIGGTRRDTLFGGGGDDNLIGWDGPATSSDVGDILYGQDGNDVLYGGRGIDTLDGGAGDDLLWGGGVEFYDWELQWFDVLGNWADVATAYNDRIDAILAIVTGDIEVTGTEFHEDTSVDVLIGGAGLDWFISMLYDQALGYLEVSDLESGEIVSSL; from the coding sequence ATGGCAGCGCATCTTGCAGACCTCCCGAATGTGCAAGGCGGTTGGGTTTCAGGCTTAACCGCCCCGTACGACGGGACCAGTTTCACGCGCGCCTCGTACTTCATCACACTCGATGCCAGTGGCCAGCGTGCATACACAGTCAGCACGGATTCGAGTCAGGTCAATATTTATGACATCAATTCCAGCGGCGGTTTTACATTGTCCGCCGGGCTTCCGAAGCAAACGATCAGTAGCTTGACGTCAGGCATCGGTCAATTTCTTCGACCCCACTCGCTTGCAATCAGTTCCGATGGCCTGTCGGCCTATGTGGTGACCCAAGGCGCCGACGCGACGGGGGCCGAGGCGGCATTGTTCACTTTCGATCGCAACGCGACTGATGGGACCCTCACCTTGCAGAGCAGTTGGACCATTCGCGCCAGCCAGTCACCCTCTGGGGATGGCATCATGGGCGCCGCCGAGGTGCGTGTGTCCGCGGATGGGAGGTTTGTCTACGTGACGGGACGCAACGATGATGCCGTTGCGGTCTTCGCTCGATCGACGACGCCGGGCGCGACATTTGGCCAGCCTTCGGCAATTATTGGCGGTGTCGTTACTTCACCTGACTTGGATTCCGCACGTGGCATTGCATTGAGCCCCCACAACCTCGACAGCCAGCGTCACGTCTACATCACTGCGAGAGATGCGGACAAGGTACTGGTCTACGAACGGAATCTGACCACAGGGTTGCTCGCGTTGCGACAAACGATTAGTTCATCCGCGATCATGCCGATGGACACGCCGACCAATGTCATCGTTTCTCCAGATGGCAAGCATGTTTACGTGGCGGCTGCGGCCGTCAATTCGACCCCGCAAGGCGAAGATGGTCGCTTGTTGGCCTTTGCTCGAGACACGAATCCACTGAGCTCAACCTACGGCCAGCTTACGCATGTAGCGACGTACTCCGATGGGGTTCCAGCCCCGGTCGAGGAGGTCGACGGATTAGATGGAAGCATCAGCCTTGCCACCAGCCCAGATGGTTCGCGAGTCTATGTTTCGGGCCACACGGATCGCGAGGGGAACTTGCCGCCGACCGTGGCACCAACTGGCGATCGTGGCGCGCTATCGGTGTTCACGAGAAACCCGCTTTCCGGGCAACTTGAATTCGAGCAGGTGCAGCGGCGCAACCTTATCGACGGACCTGCGGACACAACTGGCGGGCCGAATCGGAATGCCACCTATGGCATACGATCAATCGATGATTCAAACGGGGCGACATCGGGCGGAAAGGTACTTTTAACACTTAAGGGCACAGAGATTTCCCCGGGCGTTTTTGCCCCACTCGATCTCGGTAACTTTACGTTTCGAAAAGGTGACTTGCTGGAAATTGCCGGAACGGGGATGTTCGACGGAATTAACCGAATTGCAAGCGTCAATACGGCCAGCAACGCCGAGACCCTCGAGCTTGAGAACGATTACAATTCGGGATATGTGCTTAATGACCAATCCACCGCTCAGTTCCGGCGATCGGAGATGCGCGGTACTTTTGGCGTGGCCGTTGATCCGACGGGGCGTTTTGTCTACACTGCGAATTTTGGCGTACCTGCGCCGTTTCAAGGAGTTCGACCCGCTGGCGACGAAGGTTCGCTGGCTGCTTTTGCCGTCAATCCGCTCGTGGTCACCTCGCTGAGCGATTCTGCCACCGTGGCTGGTTCGCTCCGCTACGCAATTCAATACGCCAACGCCCATGCCGGGCTCGATACCATCGAAATCGATCTGGCCGACACGCTGACCGCCTCGCAAAAAGTTCTCTCGCTCAATCCGGCCCTGGGCGCCCTGCCGGTCCTTACCGGTCAGACGACGATTTTGGCCAACGGCGCGATTCTCGATGGCGCCGGCCTCAGCGGAGCGACGGGCTTGCGGTTTGCCAGCTCGGCGGGCCCGACGATCTTCGCCGTCGTGGGCCTGGAGATCCGCAATTTCGCCGTCGGCTTGGAAGTCGGCAGCGCGGCCGGCGGCGCGCCGGCCGATATCCTGGCCGTCGCCGATGGCAAAATTCACGATCTGACCGGCGGCGCCATTCATTCGCTGGGCACCAGTACGGTCATCGTCGGTAATACCCCGCTGTGGAATGTCGGCGCAGCGCAGCCGTTCATTGCTGGCGGGACCACGGCCCGCGCCAGCCTGGCTGCGGCCGTCAACGCGGGCAACGTCGTGCTGTCCGGCACGTTTCTGGACGGCGCCAACGCGGTCTTCGACCTGGAAATCTATGCCTACGACGACCTGAACACGCAGCCCGCGCTGGCGCGTACGCTGACCAACCAGGTCACGAATGCCGCGGGGCAACTGGCGATCAGCGAGACATTCACCGGCACGAGCCTGGCCGGCAAGATGTTCTTCGTCCTGGGCACGAAGAAGACCGCGGTGGGCGGCTCAAAAATCGAAACGACGAACCTGCTCGGCGCCCACGTCGCGGGGCCCGCCTACTCGGGCGTCCGCGGCCAGCCGCTCGATTTCACGTTCACCGCCCCCAGCCTCACCGGCGGCGGGTTGACCTATACCATCGACTGGGGTGACCGCCAGGGCACCATCACCAACCTGGCGAATGGCGGGAGCGGGTTGACGACCGTGACCAGCGCCAATCACCGCCTGCAAAACGGCGAACAAGTCACGCTCGCCAGCGTGTCCGCGTACTACAACGGCACCTACACGGTGCTCAATCGGACCAAGGACACTTTTCAGATTGCCCGCGCCTTTGTGTCGGGGGCCAGCTCCGGCAGTTTCAGTCGCGTCGAGATCGTGAACGGCGCTGCCAACTCGCTGACGCGGACGCACGTCTTCACCGACGACTCGGTAACCAGCGGCACGCGTTATTTCGGCGGCTACACGATCAGCGTATCGGTCAACGATGGGACGGGCACGAATGGGCCGAATAGCAGCAATCAGTCGCGCTCGATCCAAATCTGGGAGACTCAGACACACGGCTCGCTAACGCACGCCGTGTATGGCGGGACGGAGCCAGATGAGAATTCGTCTTCGATCCTTGAAGTGGATGGCTATGACCGCCTCGCCACATTGGATTACGGCACCGACTTGCAGTTGTTCGTACTGGCCTCCGATGGGGTGTTCTTGACCACGGCTGTCGCCTACAGCGTCCCCAAGGCGTCGATTTCGGGAAATCTCATTGCGTATTTGCAAGGGGGCTATGTCAACGCGTTTTATGGCGGCCAGGTTCGAGACGTCGCCCAACAGGTCTACGGAGGCTCGGGCATCGATTTGATCATCGGCGGCACCCGACGCGACACGTTGTTTGGCGGAGGCGGGGACGACAATCTGATCGGCTGGGATGGTCCGGCCACGTCATCGGATGTCGGCGACATTCTGTATGGTCAAGACGGCAACGACGTGCTGTACGGCGGCCGCGGAATTGACACCCTCGACGGTGGCGCCGGAGACGACCTGCTGTGGGGTGGCGGCGTCGAGTTTTACGATTGGGAGTTGCAGTGGTTCGACGTGCTCGGCAATTGGGCCGACGTGGCCACGGCCTATAACGACCGCATCGACGCCATTCTGGCGATCGTCACCGGCGACATCGAAGTCACGGGCACCGAATTTCACGAGGACACCTCCGTCGACGTGCTGATCGGCGGGGCTGGGCTCGATTGGTTCATCTCGATGCTCTACGACCAGGCCCTCGGCTACCTCGAGGTCAGCGACCTGGAAAGCGGCGAAATCGTCAGTTCGCTGTAA
- a CDS encoding (Fe-S)-binding protein — MRVALMITCLGDVIRPGAGQATVRILRRLGHEVEFPEQQTCCGQPFFNSGFFDLARAQARHTIEVFKGDLPVVVPSGSCAAMVKLEFPHLFADDPPWLERAQELAARTYEFSDFLVNRLGVLDVGARYDGTVTYHYACHLRGLGLVDEAERLLAHVAGATLVPLARHDQCCGFGGSFAVRYPQVSGAMVDDKARAICATDARCVVATDAGCLMNIGGRLHRQGQAIEVLHLAELLDRRPA, encoded by the coding sequence ATGCGAGTGGCGCTGATGATCACCTGTTTGGGCGACGTCATCCGGCCGGGAGCCGGCCAGGCGACGGTGCGGATCCTGCGCCGATTGGGCCACGAGGTCGAATTCCCCGAACAGCAGACCTGCTGCGGGCAGCCGTTTTTCAACAGCGGTTTTTTCGATCTGGCCCGGGCCCAGGCGCGGCACACGATCGAGGTGTTCAAGGGCGACCTGCCGGTCGTGGTCCCCAGCGGCTCGTGCGCGGCGATGGTCAAGCTCGAGTTCCCGCACCTGTTCGCCGACGACCCGCCGTGGTTGGAGCGGGCCCAGGAGCTGGCCGCGCGAACGTACGAGTTTTCCGACTTTCTCGTCAATCGCCTCGGGGTGCTCGACGTAGGCGCCCGGTACGACGGTACCGTCACCTATCACTACGCATGCCATCTGCGCGGCCTGGGGCTGGTCGACGAGGCCGAGCGGCTGCTGGCCCACGTGGCGGGCGCGACCCTCGTGCCGCTGGCGCGCCACGACCAGTGCTGCGGGTTCGGCGGCTCGTTTGCCGTGCGCTATCCGCAGGTTTCCGGCGCAATGGTCGACGACAAGGCCCGGGCCATTTGCGCGACGGACGCCCGCTGCGTGGTCGCGACCGACGCGGGCTGCCTGATGAACATCGGCGGCCGCCTGCACCGGCAAGGGCAGGCGATCGAGGTGCTGCACCTGGCCGAGCTGCTCGACCGCCGGCCCGCCTAG
- a CDS encoding cyclase family protein produces the protein MHLATLRGFCCGAGLTLLVGVWLLGNSHEAATHAADEPSTKGWQPGQGWGWNWAPDDEVGALNAMTPDSVRAALQLARTGRVFDLGVTYSRNSYKWPGHNAAEVMTYRGPEGVKRQADHPFALPEANPSGQAWHSCALFISDNVGTQIDGLGHVTVGDDNHWYNGYRESDWGGNFGVRKCDATTIPPIIARGVLLDLAGLKQVDALPHGYAISPGDIDAACRRQQVELRPGDVVLIRTGVLRYWGRDGADADVLSEHDSAGITLETARYLVEQHGAMMIGADTSGLEVNPPAAPTDTFIPVHRYLLIEQGVHIGEFHFLEDLAREQAWEFCYIASTNKIAGTTAGFALRPLAIR, from the coding sequence ATGCATCTGGCGACCCTGCGCGGATTCTGTTGTGGCGCCGGCCTCACTCTCTTGGTCGGCGTCTGGCTGTTGGGCAATTCGCACGAAGCGGCGACGCATGCCGCCGATGAGCCGTCGACCAAAGGCTGGCAACCCGGCCAGGGCTGGGGTTGGAATTGGGCTCCCGACGACGAAGTCGGCGCGCTCAACGCCATGACGCCCGACTCGGTCCGGGCCGCCCTGCAATTGGCGCGTACGGGGCGCGTGTTCGACCTGGGCGTCACCTACAGTCGCAACAGCTACAAGTGGCCCGGCCACAACGCGGCCGAAGTCATGACCTATCGGGGACCCGAGGGAGTGAAGCGCCAGGCCGATCATCCGTTCGCCCTGCCCGAGGCGAACCCCAGCGGCCAGGCCTGGCATAGCTGCGCCTTGTTCATCAGCGACAACGTCGGGACGCAGATCGACGGGCTGGGCCATGTGACCGTCGGCGACGACAATCACTGGTACAACGGCTACCGCGAAAGCGACTGGGGCGGCAACTTCGGTGTCCGTAAGTGCGATGCGACGACGATTCCGCCGATCATTGCCCGCGGCGTGCTGCTCGATCTGGCTGGTCTGAAGCAGGTCGACGCCTTGCCGCACGGCTATGCGATCTCGCCGGGCGACATTGATGCGGCCTGCCGGCGGCAGCAGGTCGAGCTCCGGCCCGGCGACGTCGTGCTGATCCGCACCGGCGTGTTGCGCTACTGGGGTCGCGACGGGGCCGACGCCGACGTGTTGTCCGAACACGACTCGGCAGGCATCACGCTCGAGACGGCCCGGTACCTGGTCGAGCAGCACGGCGCGATGATGATCGGCGCCGACACGAGCGGCCTGGAGGTCAACCCGCCGGCCGCTCCAACCGACACGTTCATCCCCGTGCATCGCTACCTGCTCATCGAGCAAGGCGTGCACATCGGCGAGTTCCATTTCCTCGAAGACCTGGCCCGCGAGCAGGCTTGGGAATTCTGTTACATCGCCTCTACGAACAAGATTGCCGGCACGACGGCTGGTTTTGCCCTGCGGCCGCTGGCGATTCGTTGA
- a CDS encoding DUF3365 domain-containing protein produces MNTWTKTAGVAGASLAIAAACLFIADGALVAADRSGDVDAQALERTRKQVRMLDDLYKTAVVLITTHYVNDDADLPAGTAAIALFDAMKNKGWHEARLLDATGLPTNDKNAPSDEFEKTAIAKLKAGAAYHEAVVERDGKPYLRAATIVPVVMEKCTMCHDHYKAAKPGEAIGALSYTLPIE; encoded by the coding sequence ATGAATACGTGGACCAAAACAGCGGGAGTCGCCGGCGCGTCGCTGGCAATCGCGGCGGCGTGCCTGTTCATCGCCGACGGTGCGCTCGTCGCCGCCGACCGGTCGGGCGACGTCGATGCGCAGGCCCTCGAGCGGACCCGCAAGCAAGTGCGGATGCTCGACGACCTCTACAAGACGGCCGTCGTGTTGATCACAACGCACTACGTCAACGACGACGCCGATCTGCCGGCCGGAACCGCCGCTATCGCGTTGTTCGACGCGATGAAGAACAAGGGCTGGCACGAAGCGCGCCTGCTCGACGCGACCGGGCTGCCCACCAACGACAAGAACGCGCCGAGCGACGAGTTCGAGAAGACGGCCATCGCCAAGCTCAAGGCAGGCGCCGCGTATCACGAGGCCGTCGTCGAACGTGACGGGAAGCCCTATCTCCGCGCCGCCACCATCGTGCCGGTCGTCATGGAGAAATGCACGATGTGCCACGATCACTACAAGGCCGCCAAACCGGGCGAGGCGATCGGTGCCTTGAGCTACACCTTGCCGATTGAGTAA